Genomic window (Arthrobacter sp. StoSoilA2):
GCCATGGAACGAAGGAGTCCCAGGGAGTCGGTTCGCGGCCATCCAGCAAACCGTCGACGGCGGTCACGGCACCAACCAGCGCGGCGGGCGCGGCCGCGGCATAGAGGGAAGGCATGCCCTCAAAGTGCGACGCAGCGAACAGCACCGACGCCAGAACCAGGACGGCAAAACCGCTCAGCGACAGGGACGTCGCCAGAGCCAACAATCCGCCGGCAGTGGTGAAGGTGAGTGCCGAAATCAACCACAGCAACCGTTCGGCCACAGCGGCGGGTGAACCCTCGCCGGTCCTGACTGACCCCGCGTTCAGGGGCGGGAAAACTGCCCTGGCAACCACGGCAGCCACAGCCAGCGCAAGCAGTACCCAGGGCACTTGATACTTATCCAGCAACGGCTGATACAACCACGTATCGGATGGGAAGCCCAGGGCGGGTCCAGCGGCAATCACTCCTGCCGTGACTGCAGCGATCCCAAAGTACTGCGCTCCCCGGGCACCAAAGGTGCGCCACGCGATCGCGGCTGTTACCGGAACGAATGCCAACTCCGCGAGGAGCACCCAACGGCCACCGCCGTCGTAGTCTTCTGCGAGGAAGTAGGCCAGTGGGAGTAGTAGCTGTGCACTTGGAACGGCCCAAACCATTGCCTTCTGGAAGGGGTCATCGCTGTGCCGCCCCTGGAGAAAGGACTGCAGAAGGAACTGCACCGGCAACTGCAGGATAAGGATCAGCGCGACGGTGACAGATGTAGCCGCAGCCGACTCCGTGAAGTCGGCCACCACAAGTGTGACCAAGGCCCCGGAGAGAATGCGCACAGCCAACAGGTAGCCACCACGGGCGAGGCGTTGACCGGTGACAGCAACCATGAAGCCGCTATATGCCGTAAAGATGCCCAGCAGGAGTTCCAGATCCCTGACATTTCCAAGCCGGAGGGCGAGCAGCAGAACCATTGCCGCAGGAGCGAACAACCATCCCGGTTTGTGCGCTCGAAGCGCGGTACTCACGGCCACGGCCGCCAGTGCCGCCAGCGTGGCAGCGGCACCTGGTTGCCAGCCCTCGCGACCCCCCGGAACCCCATCCATGGTGAGGAACATACTGCACAGGACCATGGCGGCAAGCACCACTCCAGCATCAATAATGGCCGGGCGTGGGAACTTCGCAACATAACCCGCACGCAGAGGCAGGATCAGCTGTAGGGCGAGAACGACTGTGACAGTCAGTCCGACGCCAACCGCTTCACCGGCAATCCGGAATCCGGCATCCTTCGTTGTGTCGTAGTAGGCCGAGGCAGCCAACAGGGTTCCTGCAGCGCGCGCCAACCACCAGTAGCTTTGCCTATGCAAGGAAGCGGGCAGCCGGAGGGCTGTGGCGCAGAAGTAGGTGACAGCCGCCAAGAGAACAACGTTACCCAGAGTCCGCGACACAGCAACCACAGCCACGATGCCTGCCACCGTAGCGGCGGTCGGAGCAAGGAACTCCCCCATGGTCGGACGCCAGGTCAGCACGCCACCACCTGCGGGGCCGGAACCACTGCTGCCCTTACCCTGGGGGAACAGCAACCAGCCGGACACCAAACCTGCGGCAACCACCACCCCCACAGCAACCGCCACAATGGGCCGCCCGGGTGCGGCATCGAAAAGAGGCAAAGCAAGAAGTCCTGCCATCGCCACACCGCCGAACCCCGCCGTGGACGCCTGTGCTCCCACGGTGCGGACACCGTTGCCCTCAAGCAAGGCACTCACCAGCTGCTGTACGGCACACGCCGCCACGAAAGCGAACAACGTGTAGGCAGACCTGTCCGGATGGTCGGTGAAGACGCCCGCAGCCGACACCGTTACAGCCAGCGTCAGGGCGACCCGCCCAGCCAGGACGTAGACATGTCGAAGTGGCCCTGGCCTGATGGCTCCCAGAAGGAACCAGTACAGGCCGGCGACAGCGAGCAGCACGGTCACAGGCCACGCACCCAGCAACCCAACGAACGGTATTGCCACAACAAGTACGGCGGCCGGTGCGAACTCTGCCCCCTGGCCCAGCTTCCACCCCACCACCATGGAAGTCGATATCGCGATGAAGAGCGGCAGGAACTCCGGCAGCTGGAAGTTTCCCATGCCAAGCATGACCATGAGCACAACCGAGGCAACAATTTGCAGCCCGAGGCACCAGACGGCGTCGTACCACCACGTACGTGGAACCAGGCGTTTTCCGCCGAATGCGACTCCAACCGATTGGAGACCCAGACAGATGATTCCTGCCAGCAGCACGTGGCTTGAATCCGCAGATACATCCCACACAAAACCCAACACAGCCAAGGTGGAGGCGGCGCGGGCGAAATAGAAGTTCAGCAAACGGTGCTGGCCTGACCTCACAAGCAGCATCACCGCAAAGTACAGCGCGCACATCACCATGACCATGGGGTACTCCCCCTTGGCCAGGAAGCTGGGCGTCATGGTTACCGCGAGCCCCACGAACGGCACTACAAAGGGATGCAGCACCACCAAAGGACGCACATAGAGCGGAGGGATCCAACGGGGGTGAACCAGTGCAGCCAGTGTGAAGAGAATGGCAACGCCAATGAGCGCCGTAAAGTACCAGACCAGGGCCCCGCCTAGCACTGATACTCCGGACCACGCCGTGGAAACCACGAAGGTAAGTGACAGCAACGCCAGCACCTTGTTATCGAGGCGCAGAGCAGCGTAAACGTAGGCAGCAGTTCCCAGCAATGAAGTGATCAGCCATGCCATGGGGCCGTCATGGAGGGCAAAGTTGTACATGGCCAAACCTGTAACCGGGACCAGGGCCAGCCCTGTTCCCGTAAAGGCCATGGCTGCCGGGCGAAGCCGCGGCACCCTTCGCTGGATGATGAGTCCTGAAGCATAGAACAAGATGGTGATCGCCCAAATAGCCACAAACCGAAAAACCCCAGGAAGACTGGTTCCAACAAACAGGGCGCCGGCGGCAACAAGCAACAGACTCGCGACGTACAGGGTGATGTTGATGTTTTGGCGGTCGCGCTTCTCCTTTCTCGCCGCTACCGTTTCCGGGCTCTCACGCGGGGTGAGCGTCGGCTGGAATTGCCACTGTTGTGGCGTAGGAGCAAAACTTGGCTCGGGCACAGGCCCGCGACTGTACGACAGCGGAACCCGGGGTGGCGCAGTACTTCCCACGGTCTGCTGAAAGGCAGGAGGCAGGAGCACGGGCTGGAACGGCGTCGGCTGCAATATTGCAGGCGGTTGCAGCACCGTCCTCGGTTGTTGGACTGTCGCCGGCTGCTGTACTGTCGCTGGTTGCTGCGGTGCCGCCGGTTGCTCCCGCACTGCAGGCCGCTGGCTTTGCCCCCGCGCGTCCTCCCAACCTGCCAAATGGCCGGCGAGATACCCCGCACGGTAAGTGGCGGCGTCGTCGGCTCTGACAGCCGGCGTCGAACGGGCGGCCTCCCGTCGGCCCCGCACCAAACCCAGCGCATAACCAATGACACCAATAACGACCAAAAGCAGCAGTACAAGGCCCGTCGTCAAGAATCCCAGCATGGAAGCTCCTACGGTGAAGCCGGGCGCAAGGCCTGCACGGCATTAATCCAATCGATAGATTAATCATAGCAAAGAAGAACCCCACGGCAAAAGCGGTGGGGTTCTTCTTTGGCTTGCTACCGACCAGGCGGGAAGTTTGCCGATCTACAAGTAGAAACTACTTGATGATCTTGGTAACACGTCCCGAACCAACGGTGCGGCCGCCTTCGCGGATAGCGAAGCCGAGGCCCTCTTCCATAGCGATCGGCTGGATGAGCTCAACGGTCATCTCAGTGTTGTCGCCAGGCATAACCATTTCCGTGCCTTCCGGCAGGGTGATAACGCCGGTTACGTCCGTGGTACGGAAGTAGAACTGCGGGCGGTAGTTCGAGTAGAACGGGTTGTGACGTCCGCCTTCGTCCTTGGAAAGGATGTAGACGTTGGCCTCGAAGTCGGTGTGCGGGGTGATGGAACCCGGCTTGACGACAACCTGGCCACGCTCGACGTCGTCGCGCTTGAGACCGCGGAGCAGGAGGCCACAGTTCTCGCCGGCCCATGCTTCGTCGAGCTGCTTGTGGAACATCTCGATACCGGTAACCGTGGTCTTCTGGACCGGGCGGATACCGACGATCTCGACCTCGGAGTTGATGGCGAGGGTTCCACGCTCGGCGCGGCCCGTAACAACGGTGCCACGACCGGTGATGGTGAAGACGTCTTCGATCGGCATCAGGAACGGCTTGTCGCGGTCACGTACGGGGTCCGGAACGGACTCGTCGACAGCTGCCATCAGGTCCTGGACGGACTTGACCCAAACCGGGTCGCCTTCCAGAGCCTTCAGACCGGAAACGCGAACAACCGGAGCTTCATCGCCATCGAAGCCCTGCGAGCTCAGGAGCTCACGAACTTCCATTTCGACGAGGTCGAGGAGTTCTTCGTCATCAACCATGTCCGACTTGTTCAGTGCGACCAGCAGGTAGGGAACACCAACCTGGCGGGCGAGCAGAACGTGCTCGCGGGTCTGGGCCATCGGACCATCGGTTGCGGCAACCACGAGGATTGCGCCGTCCATCTGGGCAGCACCGGTGATCATGTTCTTGATGTAGTCAGCGTGACCGGGGGCGTCAACGTGTGCGTAGTGACGCTTCTCGGTCTGGTACTCCACGTGGGAGATGTTGATGGTAATACCGCGCTGGCGCTCTTCCGGAGCAGAGTCGATGGACGCGAAGTCGCGCTGCTCGTTGATGTCCGGGTACTGGTCGTACAGCACCTTGGAAATGGCGGCAGTCAGCGTCGTCTTACCGTGGTCAACGTGACCAATGGTGCCGATGTTGACGTGCGGCTTAGTCCGCTCGAACTTTGCCTTTGCCACAGGTTCCTCCTAGAACGATTTCAAGTGAAGTGCTCCTCGGCCGCGCTTTTCGCGGCAGAAACTTTAGCAAGTCTACTTGGGGGCTTGGTTTTGGTGAAATTGCAGATTCAGGAACCAATACTAGTTCCTAGAGCCTGTTCGCGCAGGGGCCGGGCCACGGCTTTCGCCGCAGCCCCGCCTCACACGCTAAGATGCCCTCCCGGAATCGGAATAGCATCCGTTGCCGGGAGATTACTCTCCGCGGGTTTTCTGGATGATCTCGTCGGCTACAGCCTTCGGGACCTCCGCGTAGCTGTTGAACGTCATGGAGTACACGGCACGACCCTGCGTCTTGGAACGGAGGTCGCCAATGTAACCGAACATGCCGGACAGCGGAACGTGTGCACGGATAACCTTCACACCTGCTGCGTCCTCCATGGACTGCATCTGGCCACGGCGGGCGTTCAGGTCACCAATAACATCACCCATGTATTCCTCAGGTGTGCGGACCTCAACATCCATCAGCGGTTCGAGCAGAACAGGGTTCGCCTTGCGTGCAGCTTCCTTGAAAGCCATACGGCCGGCGATCTTGAACGCCATTTCCGAAGAGTCAACATCGTGGGACGCGCCATCAATCAGCGTGGCCTTGATGCCGACAACCGGGTAGCCGGCCAGGACGCCGTCGTTCAGTGCATCCTGGATACCAGCGTCAACGGACGGGATGTATTCGCGCGGAACGCGGCCACCGGTGACCTTGTTCTCGAACTCGTACAGCTCGCCGGAAGAGGTGTCCATCGGCTCGATCGCGATCTGGATCTTTGCGAACTGACCCGAACCACCGGTCTGCTTCTTGTGCGTGTAGTCGTGACGCTCTACGGCGCGCTTGATGGTTTCGCGGTAAGCAACCTGCGGCTTGCCAACGTTTGCCTCAACCTTGAATTCGCGGCGCATGCGGTCCACCAGGATGTCCAGGTGGAGCTCGCCCATGCCGGCGATGATGGTCTGGCCCGTGTCTTCGTTGAGGGAGACCTGGAAGGTCGGGTCCTCAGCGGAGAGCTTCTGGATGGCCGTGGAGAGCTTCTCCTGGTCACCCTTGGTGTTGGGCTCGATGGCAACCGAGATCACGGGCTCCGGGAAGCTCATGGACTCGAGGACGATCTGCTGGTTGGCATCACACAGGGTATCGCCCGTTGTGGTGTCCTTCAGACCGATGGCTGCGTAGATGTGGCCGGCGGTAGCGCCCTCAACGGGCATTTCCTTGTTGGCGTGCATCTGGAACAGCTTGCCGATGCGTTCCTTCTTGCCCTTGGTGGAGTTGACCACCTGGGCGCCGGCCTCGACGTGACCGGAGTACACGCGGATGAAGGTCAGCTGACCGAAGAACGGGTGCGCCGCAATCTTGAAGGCGAGGGCCGAGAACGGCTCGTCTGCAGAGGGCTTGCGGGTGAGTTCCTTCTCTTCGTCGCGGGGATCGTGACCGATCATCGCGGGGACGTCGAGCGGGTTCGGCAGGAAGTCGACAACAGCGTCAAGCATCGGCTGTACGCCGCGGTTCTTGAAGGCAGAGCCACAGAACACGGGGTAGAGCTCGGAGTTGATGGTCATCTTGCGGATGCCGGCCTTCAGTTCCTCAAGGGTGAGTTCTTCACCTTCGAGGTACTTCTCCATGAGCTCTTCGGATGCTTCCGCAACGGTCTCTACGAGCTGTGCACGGTACTCTTCAGCCTTGGCCTGGAGGTCCGCCGGAATTTCCTGCACTTCGTAGGAAGCGCCCATGGTGACGTCACCCTTTGCGTCGCCAGGCCAAACCAGGGCACGCATTTCGAGGAGGTCAACCACGCCGATGAAGTCGTTCTCAGCGCCGATCGGGAGCTGCATGACCAGCGGCTTGGCACCAAGGCGGGAAATGATGGTGTCAACGGTGAAGTAGAAGTCCGCACCCAGCTTGTCCATCTTGTTGACGAAGCAGATACGCGGAACGTTGTACTTGTCAGCCTGGCGCCAAACAGTCTCGGACTGCGGCTCCACGCCTTCCTTGCCGTCGAACACAGCGACAGCACCGTCGAGGACGCGCAGGGAGCGCTCAACCTCAACCGTGAAGTCCACGTGGCCCGGGGTGTCGATGATGTTGATCTGGTTCTGGTTCCAGAAGCAAGTCACGGCGGCAGACGTGATGGTGATGCCGCGTTCCTTTTCCTGTTCCATCCAGTCGGTCGTCGAGGCGCCGTCGTGCGTCTCGCCGATCTTGTGGTTCACACCCGTGTAGAACAGGATGCGCTCGGTAGTGGTGGTCTTGCCGGCATCGATGTGGGCCATGATGCCGATATTGCGGACCTTGTTAAGGTCGGTAAGCACGTCCTGTGCCACGGGGTCTCCCTTTCGGATGGACTACACGTTCGCCGCCGGCTCGGTTGAGCCGACGGCGCCCGGGAGGATTTACCAGCGGTAGTGTGCGAAGGCCTTGTTGGACTCGGCCATCTTGTGGGTGTCTTCGCGACGCTTGACAGCGGCACCGAGACCGTTCGAGGCATCCAGGATTTCGTTCTGGAGACGCTCGGTCATGGTCTTCTCGCGGCGGGCCTTGGAGTAGCCCACGAGCCAACGCAGGGCGAGGGCGGTGGAGCGACCCGGCTTGACCTCAACCGGAACCTGGTAGGTGGCGCCACCAACACGGCGTGAACGCACCTCGAGGGAAGGCTTGACGTTGTCCATGGCCTTCTTGAGGGCAGCAACGGGGTCGCCGCCGGACTTGGCACGTGCACCTTCGAGGGCGCCGTAAACGATGCGCTCTGCGGTGGACTTCTTGCCGTCAACCAGAACCTTGTTGATCAGCTGAGTGACCAACGGGGAGCCGTAAACGGGATCGGAAACTAGCGGCCGCTTCGGGGCCGGACCCTTGCGAGGCATATTACTTCTTCTCCATCTTTGCGCCGTAACGGCTGCGGGCCTGCTTGCGGTTCTTGACACCCTGGGTGTCGAGTGCGCCGCGGACGATCTTGTAGCGGACACCCGGAAGGTCCTTCACACGACCACCACGGACGAGCACGATGGAGTGCTCCTGGAGGTTGTGGCCAACGCCGGGGATGTAAGCGGTAACTTCAACGCCACCGTTGAGGCGCACACGTGCCACCTTACGAAGAGCCGAGTTCGGCTTCTTGGGGGTGGTGGTGTAGACGCGGGTGCAAACACCGCGGCGCATCGGGCTGCCCTTCAGCGCGGGAGCCTTGGTCTTGGAGACCTTAGGCGTGCGGCCCTTGCGGACCAGCTGGTTAATCGTAGGCACTTTCGTGTTCTCCGTTGTTTGATCTCTGCCCCCACACATAGGCGCCAGCCAGTGTAAACGTGGGAACTTTGGCGTTGCTCATGCGGCCGGCCGAAACATCCGGTAGGCGTGCAAAAGTGCGGCATTCGTTGCGCATGTTGCCCGCAACCCGGAAACAGGCTCCACCCAGCACCATGAGAACAAAACCAAAATGATGCTGCGGCGGCCTTCATCCACTGCCACACAGAACAATTACCAAAATTCTAGCACGGCTTGATCTGAGGCCTTAATCGGGTGTATGGCGTCCCGTTAACGGGATGGGCCCCGCACTCAAGAGTGCGGGGCCCATCCTTCAGCCATTAACTACTGCTGGTTTCAGCGGAAGTCGTTGCCGAGATCGTAGTCATCCAGCGGGATGGCGTGGAACTCGGGAGCACCGTCGCCGCCCAGGGCGTCATAGGAGAAGTCCGTGAAAGCGCTGGGGCCCGTGAACAGGCTTGCCTTGGCTTCCTCGGTCGGCTCAACCGTGACCTCCGTGTAACGGGGCAGGCCCGTACCGGCCGGGATGAGCTTACCGATGATGACGTTCTCCTTGAGGCCGAGCAGAGGATCGCTCTTGCCTTCCATGGCCGCCTGCGTCAGGACGCGGGTGGTTTCCTGGAAGGAAGCGGCCGACAGCCAGGACTCGGTTGCCAGGGACGCCTTGGTGATACCCATGAGTTCCGGACGACCCGAAGCCGGGGACTTGCCCTCGGACACGACGCGGCGGTTCTCGTCTTCGAAGCGGGAGCGCTCTGCAAGCTCACCAGGGAGCAGGTCGGAGTCGCCGGATTCGATGACGGTCACGCGGCGCAGCATCTGGCGGACGATAACCTCGACGTGCTTGTCGTGGATACCAATACCCTGGCTGCGGTAAACGCCCTGAACCTCGTCCACAAGGAACTTCTGTGCGGCACGGGGACCCATGATGCGCAGAACCTGCTTCGGGTCCACAGGACCGTTGATCAGCTTCTGGCCGACGCTGACGTGCTCGCCATCCTCGATGAGGAGACGGGAACGGCGCAGCACCGGGTAGGCAATCTCTTCGGAACCATCGTCCGGAGTGATGACCAGGCGCATCTGGCGCTCGGACTCTTCGATGGTGATGCGGCCGGCTGCTTCAGCAATCGGTGCGACACCCTTCGGAGTACGGGCTTCGAAGAGCTCCTGGATACGGGGCAGACCCTGGGTGATGTCGTCGCCACCACCGGCAGAAACGGCACCACCGGTGTGGAACGTACGCATGGTCAGCTGGGTACCGGGCTCACCGATGGACTGTGCGGCAATGATGCCCACGGCCTCACCGATGTCCACGGTCTTGCCAGTTGCCAGCGAACGGCCGTAGCAGAGTGCACAGGTGCCGACCTTGGACTCACAGGTGAGTACGGAACGGACCTTGACTTCAGTGATGCCTGCAGCCAGCAGCTGGTCGATAACGACGTCGCCGCAGTCGGTTCCACCGGCAGCCAGGACGTTGCCCTGGGCATCGACGACGTCGACGGCCAGCGTACGTGCGTAGGCGCTGTTCTCGACGTTCTCGTCCAGGACGAGCTCACCGTTGGAATCCGGCACGGCGATCGGCGTGAGCAGACCGCGTTCGGTACCGCAGTCCTCTTCACGGACGATGACGTCCTGCGAAACGTCCACCAGACGACGGGTCAGGTAACCCGAGTTGGCGGTACGGAGAGCGGTATCGGCCAGACCCTTACGTGCACCGTGCGTGGCGATGAAGTATTCCAACACCGACAGGCCCTCGCGGTAGGAGGACTTGATCGGGCGAGGGATGATCTCACCCTTCGGGTTGGCCACAAGACCACGGATACCCGCGATCTGGCGAACCTGCATCCAGTTACCACGTGCACCGGAGGACACCATGCGGTTGATGGTGTTCATCGGGGACAGACTGTCACGCATCGCCTGGGCGATCTCGTTGGTGGCCTTGTTCCAGATCTCGATCAGTTCCTGGCGACGCTCGTCGTCGTCGATCAGGCCCTTGTCGTACTGGCCCTGGATCTTGGCAGCCATGTTCTCGTAACCAGCCAGGATGGCGGGCTTGGAGGTCGGCACCTCGATGTCGGAGATAGCCACAGTAACGCCCGAGCGGGTTGCCCAGTAGAAACCGGCATCCTTCAGGTTGTCCAGCGTGGCAGCCGTGACAACCTTCGGGTAGCGCTCAGCGAGGTCGTTGACGATCCGGGACAGTTCGCCCTTGTCGGCAACAGCCTCAACCCACGGGTAATCCTCAGGCAGCGTCTGGTTGAAGATGACCTGGCCCAGGGAGGTCTGGACGAGAGCAGGCTGACCCGGCTCCCAACCTTCCGGAGCTTCCCAACCGGCGTAAGGCACGAAGTTGTCCAGACGGATCTTGACCTGGGAGTTCAGGTGCAGATCACGGGCGTCGTACGCCATGATGGCTTCCGAAACCGAGGAGAAGATGCGGCCTTCGCCGGCAGAGCCGACGCGCTTGGTGGTCAGGTGGTACAGGCCGATGATCATATCCTGCGAAGGCAGGGTAACCGGGCGGCCATCGGACGGCTTCAGGATGTTGTTCGAGGACAGCATCAGGATGCGGGCTTCGGCCTGGGCTTCCGGGCTCAGCGGCAGGTGCACTGCCATCTGGTCGCCGTCGAAGTCAGCGTTGAAGGCGCCACAAACCAGCGGGTGAAGCTGGATTGCCTTGCCTTCCACAAGCTGCGGTTCGAAGGCCTGGATGCCGAGGCGGTGAAGGGTAGGTGCACGGTTGAGCAGCACCGGGTGTTCGGTGATGATCTCTTCCAGCACGTCCCAAACCTGCGGACGGTAACGCTCGACCATGCGCTTTGCCGACTTGATGTTCTGTGCGTGGTTGAGGTCAACCAGGCGCTTCATCACGAACGGCTTGAAGAGCTCCAGCGCCATCTGCTTGGGCAGACCACACTGGTGCAGCTTCAGCTGCGGGCCAACGACGATGACCGAACGGCCGGAGTAGTCGACGCGCTTGCCGAGCAGGTTCTGGCGGAAACGACCCTGCTTGCCCTTGAGCATGTCGCTCAGGGACTTCAGCGGACGGTTGCCCGGACCCGTAACGGGGCGGCCACGACGACCGTTGTCGAAGAGGCTGTCAACAGCTTCCTGAAGCATGCGCTTCTCGTTGTTGACGATGATCTCCGGAGCGCCGAGGTCAAGCAGTCGCTTGAGTCGGTTGTTGCGGTTGATCACACGGCGGTAGAGGTCGTTGAGGTCGGAGGTCGCGAAGCGGCCACCATCCAGCTGGACCATCGGGCGCAGTTCCGGCGGGATCACCGGGACGGCGTCCAGAACCATGCCGAGGGGGCTGTTGTTGGTGGTCAGGAATGCGTTGACAACCTTCAGGCGCTTCAGGGCACGCGTCTTGCGCTGGCCCTTGCCGTTCTGGATGGTGTCGCGCAGCGACTCGGCTTCAGCCTGCATGTCAAAGGTCTCAAGACGCTTCTTGATGGCCTCGGCACCCATGGAGCCTTCGAAGTACATGCCGTAGCGGTCACGCAGTTCGCGGTACAGGCCCTCGTCACCCTCAAGGTCAGCGACCTTGAGGTTCTTGAAGCGGTCCCAGACCTGCTCAAGGCGCTCGATATCGGCGTCGGCACGCTTGCGGACGTTCGCCATCTGGCGGTCTGCGGAGTCGCGGGCCTTCTTCTTGTCGGCAGCCTTGGCACCTTCACCTTCAAGACGGGCAAGCTCGTCTTCAAGGTCGCGGGCGATCGTGGCGATGTCGCTGTCGCGGTTGTCCACGAGCTGCTTCTTCTCGAGGTCGTGCTCGACCTGGAGGTTCGGCAGTTCAGCGTGGCGGTTTTCCGTGTCAACGCTGGTGATCATGTAGGCAGCGAAGTAGATGACCTTCTCAAGGTCCTTCGGAGCCAGGTCCAACAGGTAGCCCAAGCGCGAGGGAACGCCCTTGAAGTACCAGATGTGGGTTACAGGCGCAGCCAGTTCGATGTGGCCCATGCGCTCACGGCGCACCTTGGCGCGGGTGACTTCAACGCCACAACGCTCACAGATGATGCCCTTGAAGCGGACGCGCTTGTACTTGCCGCAGTAGCATTCCCAGTCGCGGGAAGGACCGAAGATCTTCTCGCAGAAAAGACCGTCCTTCTCAGGCTTGAGGGTGCGGTAGTTGATGGTTTCCGGCTTCTTGACCTCACCGTAAGACCAGCCACGGATGTCTTCCGCGGTGGCGAGGCCGATCTGCATGAGGCCGAAGGAGGATTCGCTGGACATATGGTCCCTGTTCTCTCTTGTTCTCTAAATTCTGAAGTCTTGGTTACGGGAAGAGGGAGCTGTCCCGGTGGGCAGCTATTTACTGCTGCCCACCGGAACGGCTACTAGACCTCTTCTACGGAACTGGGCTCTGCACGAGACAGATCGATGCCCAGTTCTTCCGCAGCCGTGAAGACTGCGTCATCAGAGTCACGCATTTCGATCGTGGTTCCGTCGGTGGAAAGAACTTCCACGTTCAGGCACAACGACTGCATTTCCTTGATCAAGACCTTGAAGGACTCGGGAACGCCAGGCTCAGGGATGTTCTCGCCCTTGACGATGGCTTCGTAGACCTTCACACGACCATGGATGTCATCGGACTTGATCGTGAGGAGTTCCTGAAGCGTGTAGGCAGCGCCGTAAGCTTCAAGCGCCCACACTTCCATTTCACCGAAGCGCTGGCCACCGAACTGTGCCTTACCACCCAGCGGCTGCTGCGTGATCATGGAGTACGGGCCGGTGGAACGCGCGTGGATCTTGTCGTCCACCAGGTGGTGGAGCTTCAGGATGTACATGTAACCGACGGAGATCGGGTCCGGGAACGGCTCGCCGGAGCGGCCATCGAACAGACGGGTCTTGCCGGAGGAGTCGATCAGGCGGTCGCCATCGCGGGTCACGTTGGTGGAGTCAAGCAGGCCCGTGATTTCTTCTTCGCGGGCGCCATCGAACACCGGGGTGGCAACGGTGGTCTGGCCGGTTTCACGGGGCAGGTTGGGCAGGTTCTTGACCCACTCCGGCTCGCCTTCGATCTTCCAACCGGTCTTGGCAACCCAACCGAGGTGGGTTTCCAGGACCTGGCCAACGTTCATACGACCCGGAACACCAAGCGGGTTCAGGACGATGTCCACCGGGGTACCGTCTGCAAGGAAGGGCATGTCCTCGATCGGAAGGATCTTGGAGATAACACCCTTGTTGCCGTGACGGCCGGCGAGCTTGTCGCCGTCGGTGATCTTGCGCTTGGCTGCAACATAGACGCGGACCAGCTGGTTCACGCCCGGGGGCAGTTCGTCGTCGTTGTCGCGGTCGAAGACGCGGACGCCGATGACCGTACCGGACTCGCCGTGGGGAACCTTCAGGGAGGTGTCGCGGACTTCGCGGGACTTCTCACCGAAGATGGCGCGGAGAAGACGCTCTTCCGGAGTCAGTTCGGTTTCACCCTTGGGTGTGACCTTTCCGACCAGGATGTCTCCTGCTTCAACCTCTGCACCGATGTGGATGATGCCGCGTTCGTCCAGGCCTGCCAGGACTTCCTCCGACACGTTGGGGATGTCACGGGTGATTTCCTCGGCACCAAGCTTGGTGTCGCGGGCATCGATCTCGTGCTCCTCGATGTGGATGGAGGAAAGAACGTCCTCAGCAACAATGCGCTGGGACAGGATGATGGCGTCCTCGAAGTTGTGGCCTTCCCATGACATGAAT
Coding sequences:
- the tuf gene encoding elongation factor Tu — translated: MAKAKFERTKPHVNIGTIGHVDHGKTTLTAAISKVLYDQYPDINEQRDFASIDSAPEERQRGITINISHVEYQTEKRHYAHVDAPGHADYIKNMITGAAQMDGAILVVAATDGPMAQTREHVLLARQVGVPYLLVALNKSDMVDDEELLDLVEMEVRELLSSQGFDGDEAPVVRVSGLKALEGDPVWVKSVQDLMAAVDESVPDPVRDRDKPFLMPIEDVFTITGRGTVVTGRAERGTLAINSEVEIVGIRPVQKTTVTGIEMFHKQLDEAWAGENCGLLLRGLKRDDVERGQVVVKPGSITPHTDFEANVYILSKDEGGRHNPFYSNYRPQFYFRTTDVTGVITLPEGTEMVMPGDNTEMTVELIQPIAMEEGLGFAIREGGRTVGSGRVTKIIK
- the fusA gene encoding elongation factor G, giving the protein MAQDVLTDLNKVRNIGIMAHIDAGKTTTTERILFYTGVNHKIGETHDGASTTDWMEQEKERGITITSAAVTCFWNQNQINIIDTPGHVDFTVEVERSLRVLDGAVAVFDGKEGVEPQSETVWRQADKYNVPRICFVNKMDKLGADFYFTVDTIISRLGAKPLVMQLPIGAENDFIGVVDLLEMRALVWPGDAKGDVTMGASYEVQEIPADLQAKAEEYRAQLVETVAEASEELMEKYLEGEELTLEELKAGIRKMTINSELYPVFCGSAFKNRGVQPMLDAVVDFLPNPLDVPAMIGHDPRDEEKELTRKPSADEPFSALAFKIAAHPFFGQLTFIRVYSGHVEAGAQVVNSTKGKKERIGKLFQMHANKEMPVEGATAGHIYAAIGLKDTTTGDTLCDANQQIVLESMSFPEPVISVAIEPNTKGDQEKLSTAIQKLSAEDPTFQVSLNEDTGQTIIAGMGELHLDILVDRMRREFKVEANVGKPQVAYRETIKRAVERHDYTHKKQTGGSGQFAKIQIAIEPMDTSSGELYEFENKVTGGRVPREYIPSVDAGIQDALNDGVLAGYPVVGIKATLIDGASHDVDSSEMAFKIAGRMAFKEAARKANPVLLEPLMDVEVRTPEEYMGDVIGDLNARRGQMQSMEDAAGVKVIRAHVPLSGMFGYIGDLRSKTQGRAVYSMTFNSYAEVPKAVADEIIQKTRGE
- the rpsG gene encoding 30S ribosomal protein S7; amino-acid sequence: MPRKGPAPKRPLVSDPVYGSPLVTQLINKVLVDGKKSTAERIVYGALEGARAKSGGDPVAALKKAMDNVKPSLEVRSRRVGGATYQVPVEVKPGRSTALALRWLVGYSKARREKTMTERLQNEILDASNGLGAAVKRREDTHKMAESNKAFAHYRW
- the rpsL gene encoding 30S ribosomal protein S12, with product MPTINQLVRKGRTPKVSKTKAPALKGSPMRRGVCTRVYTTTPKKPNSALRKVARVRLNGGVEVTAYIPGVGHNLQEHSIVLVRGGRVKDLPGVRYKIVRGALDTQGVKNRKQARSRYGAKMEKK